AcctgcccagcctggccttgtgGACCGCTACCGTGTGACACGCTGTCGCCACGAGGTGGAGCAGGGCTGCGCTGTGCTTCGAGCCACCCCGCTGGCCGACATGACCCCCCAGCTGCTCCTGGAGGTGTCGCAGGGCTTGTCTCGCAACCTCAAGTTCCTGACGGACGCGTGCGCCCTGGCTAGTGACAAGTCACGGGACCGCTTCTCGCGCGAGCAGTTCAAGCTAGGCGTCAAGTGCATGAGCACCAGTGCATCGGCGCTGCTGGCATGCGTGCGCGAGGTGAAGGCAGCGCCCAGCGAGCTGGCCCGCAGCCGCTGCGCACTCTTCAGCGGGCCCTTGGTGCAGGCCGTGAGTGCCCTAGTGGGCTTTGCCACCGAGCCTCAATTCCTGGGTCGCGCAGCCGCCGTGAGCGCCGAAGGCAAGGCGGTGCAGACCGCCATCCTGGGAGGTGCCATGAGCGTGGTGTCGGCCTGCGTGCTCTTGACCCAGTGCCTCAGGGATCTGGCGCAGCACCCCGATGGGGGCGCCAAGATGTCGGACCACAGGGAGAGGCTGAGGAACTCGGCCTGCGCCGTGTCTGAAGGCTGCACCCTGCTATCTCAGGCTTTAAGGGAAAGGTCTTCACCCAGGACTTTACCGCCAGTGAATTCCAATTCTGTGAATTAGCACCCCTGCCCCAtcctcattccccccccccccgttttccACCCCAGGCTAAAGGAAGACTCTtactcctcccctctccatttaTACCAAAGAAATTATAGGTGACCCCCCCCCATGTTAAATGCTCAAGAGGAATTTTCCAGAACGCAGGGCCATATACACAAgttaacacatacacagagggtCCAGGTGTCTACCAGCCCCCTGTAGGGACTCAGATACAGAAGATGGATCTAGGTAGTCTTGCTGGCTGCAGGATTCCTCCTACACCCTCCAGCCCCTCAACTCAATTACTAATTGGGCAGGAAAGAGGTCATgggttcatttctttcttctttttaattaaaagaaaggtTACCTCAGTTTTCACTCCTTAGACATGGATGTAGCTACCTTTTTGTATGTCGTTTCTTTTTGTTGAATTAGAGTATACATGGTGTGATAAGAGTATGACTTTGCCATGTGGTTTGCAAATGGGGGGAAGGCTACTGTGAgcgtgtgttttattttttaatttacactatagagtgatttttttcccccaacgtCAAGTTTTTAACCCTGCATGTACTGGAGTATTTATTTCATCTATTAAATTGTTATGTTTCTCAGATGGCCTTTTTGCGGTTCCTGTGTTTCCACTGACTGTGTATACTGCTTGTCATCTGTGGGCAGGGGCAAGTGGATCCCCAAGTGCCCAACCTTTGCCATTTGTCCCTCAAGAATGACTCTCCTGAGCATCCTAGCACCCCAGAAAGACAAgtgtatgtgatctgtttttacAGGCAGGTGGTGTGCGATTGGATTACACAGGGCTTGGGGGTGGACTGTTGGGGGGAGGGTTGTCTTCCTTCTAGTTTTTCTGGAAAATTTAGCCGTCTTTGTGTCTGCTTCTCTCGCTGTCATCACGAGCCAAGGTTCAGACTGGCTGGCATCTGATGGTGCTCTGCCTCTCCTTCTCAGATTAAAGCACTTCCTAATGCTTTGTGGGCTGCAGCCTTGCCAGCTCCCGGAACTCTGCATGGGACTCCACTGCCCCGTGTGTCCCCTGAGTGCATTTAGCATCTTTAGGTGAGGAGGCTAGGCCTTACTCAGAAATCCCTATGACTTACGGTTCTTCTGGCTGTGTGGCAGAGGAGGATGTCCTGGAGAGTGGAAGAACGTTCTAGAGCATAATTGCTGGCAGAGGACTTGTTTTGGTGACCTTGGTTCAGATGGTGGGTTGTGTACTGAAAGGGTTCTGTGTTGATTAAAATTATGTCATGGTAGTTTGTCTTCTCCGTAGACATATACAGAAAATGGGGATAGGGGCTGTGAGGGATATACTTTGCTGAAGACACTGTTGAATAGTTTCTTATTAAAAGAATGACAAATTTActtatagctttgaagcctgggAGAGCCACATGGACAAAAAGACTCCTGCAGGCTATAAGtttcatatacatttttcttGGGATTTACTGTGCTTAAAAATCGGTTTTCACTATAAAACATCAGCGTGAAGACAGTCCTACTGACTAGCTTGAATGGCTATATTCGTTGCAAGAATTTGAAATTTAACTTGTAAAATTATCCTCTCACACTCTTAGAAAAATATTGAAGTGATAGGgtgtatacattttatatacagtGGTCAGGGGAAAGCCAgccatagtggctcacacctgcagtTCCACCACTTATGAAGTTGAAGCAGGAGCATTGCTGTGAGTTTGGGCCAGCATGGGCTgcctcaaacaaaaaaaaaaaatattaggaattttaaaaaatttgtctGGTCCTGAAAGGGTTAAACTGTTAAAGTAATATAA
This DNA window, taken from Chionomys nivalis chromosome 23, mChiNiv1.1, whole genome shotgun sequence, encodes the following:
- the Tlnrd1 gene encoding talin rod domain-containing protein 1 — translated: MASGSAGKPTGEAASPAPGSAVGGASSQPRKRLVSICDHCKGKMQLVADLLLLSSEARPVLSESPASPGAGAESFEQCRDTIIARTKGLSILTHDVQSQLNMGRFGEAGDSLVELGDLVVSLTECSAHAAYLAAVATPGAQPAQPGLVDRYRVTRCRHEVEQGCAVLRATPLADMTPQLLLEVSQGLSRNLKFLTDACALASDKSRDRFSREQFKLGVKCMSTSASALLACVREVKAAPSELARSRCALFSGPLVQAVSALVGFATEPQFLGRAAAVSAEGKAVQTAILGGAMSVVSACVLLTQCLRDLAQHPDGGAKMSDHRERLRNSACAVSEGCTLLSQALRERSSPRTLPPVNSNSVN